A single Bosea sp. PAMC 26642 DNA region contains:
- a CDS encoding alpha/beta hydrolase family protein — MNVLFDGPERAPITVMLAHGAGAPMDSGTLTATAETLGGAGLRVARFEFDYMAGRRTGAGRKPPPRAEKLNPQYIAAVDALGATGSLIIGGKSMGGRVASMVADELFAAGRIRGLLCLGYPFHPPAKPEQVRTKHLAELSTPTFIVQGTRDAFGTRDDVSGYQLSSAIDILWLEDGDHDLKPRKSISGLSAADHLKTMAEEVSAWAERITGRTER; from the coding sequence ATGAACGTCCTGTTTGACGGTCCAGAACGAGCCCCCATCACAGTCATGCTGGCTCACGGCGCCGGAGCGCCGATGGATTCAGGCACTCTGACCGCGACCGCTGAAACACTGGGCGGCGCGGGCTTGCGGGTGGCCCGGTTCGAATTCGACTATATGGCCGGGAGGCGCACGGGCGCCGGTCGCAAGCCACCACCGCGAGCGGAGAAGTTGAACCCGCAATACATCGCGGCTGTGGACGCGCTCGGCGCGACGGGCTCGCTGATCATCGGCGGCAAATCGATGGGTGGCCGCGTCGCGAGCATGGTCGCCGACGAGCTTTTTGCCGCAGGCCGCATTCGGGGCCTTCTTTGCCTCGGCTATCCCTTCCATCCACCTGCCAAGCCCGAACAGGTCCGAACGAAGCACCTCGCCGAGCTGAGCACGCCGACATTCATCGTGCAGGGAACGCGAGACGCGTTCGGCACGCGGGATGACGTTTCCGGCTACCAGCTTTCCTCGGCGATCGACATTCTCTGGCTTGAGGACGGCGACCACGACTTGAAGCCCCGAAAGAGCATCTCGGGCCTGAGTGCGGCCGACCATCTCAAGACCATGGCGGAAGAGGTTTCCGCGTGGGCCGAGCGGATCACCGGCCGAACAGAGCGATGA
- the xth gene encoding exodeoxyribonuclease III has product MKIATFNVNGINGRLSVLLRWLAEAQPDVVCLQELKAPDARFPRKDIEKAGYGAIWHGQKAWNGVAIMARGREPIETRRGLPGDPDDDQSRYIEAAVDGMLIGCLYMPNGNPAPGPKFEYKLRWLDRLTSYAAELLELDIPVMLVGDYNVIPTDFDVYNPARWRDDALFRPEVRDAFHTLTGQGWTDAVRALHPDERIYTFWDYLRNAWGRDAGLRLDHFLLSPQIAKRLATAGVDRDVRGWEKASDHAPVWIELSDGARR; this is encoded by the coding sequence ATGAAGATCGCCACGTTCAACGTCAACGGCATCAACGGCCGGCTGTCGGTGCTGCTGCGCTGGCTGGCAGAAGCGCAGCCAGACGTCGTCTGCTTGCAGGAGTTGAAAGCGCCCGACGCGCGCTTTCCGAGGAAAGACATCGAGAAGGCCGGCTACGGCGCGATCTGGCACGGTCAGAAGGCTTGGAACGGGGTCGCGATCATGGCGCGTGGCAGGGAGCCGATCGAGACCCGACGCGGCCTTCCAGGCGATCCCGACGACGATCAGAGCCGCTATATCGAGGCGGCCGTTGATGGCATGCTGATCGGATGCCTGTACATGCCCAACGGCAACCCAGCGCCCGGACCGAAATTCGAATACAAGCTCCGCTGGCTCGACCGCCTGACCAGTTACGCGGCGGAACTGCTCGAGCTGGACATTCCGGTCATGCTGGTCGGCGACTACAACGTGATCCCGACAGATTTTGACGTCTATAATCCCGCACGCTGGCGCGACGACGCTCTCTTCCGTCCAGAGGTTCGGGACGCCTTTCATACTTTGACAGGCCAGGGTTGGACCGACGCTGTCCGTGCGCTGCATCCCGACGAACGCATCTATACATTCTGGGACTATCTCCGGAATGCGTGGGGCCGCGACGCCGGACTGCGCCTGGACCATTTCCTGCTGAGCCCGCAGATCGCAAAACGGCTCGCCACTGCCGGCGTCGATCGCGACGTTCGCGGCTGGGAAAAAGCGAGCGACCACGCTCCTGTCTGGATCGAGCTTTCCGATGGTGCGAGGCGCTGA
- a CDS encoding DUF1810 domain-containing protein, which translates to MVQNPFNLQRFVEAQARTFDTAFSEMREGRKRSHWMWFIFPQLRGLGRTPTAQFYGVASLEEARAYLAHPLLGPRLEEVTQAVLATHDRSVQEIFGSPDDRKFHSSMTLFAIASPRQDRPFRDALDRWFAARMDAGSLALLGISVEEDLK; encoded by the coding sequence ATGGTGCAGAATCCATTCAACTTACAGCGGTTCGTGGAGGCACAAGCTAGAACGTTCGACACTGCGTTCAGCGAGATGCGTGAGGGCCGCAAGCGCAGTCACTGGATGTGGTTTATCTTCCCGCAACTGCGCGGTCTTGGCCGCACCCCGACAGCGCAATTCTACGGCGTCGCTTCGCTGGAGGAAGCACGCGCCTACCTCGCGCACCCACTCCTTGGGCCGCGCCTCGAAGAGGTCACGCAGGCAGTGCTGGCCACTCACGACCGCTCAGTGCAGGAGATCTTCGGCTCCCCGGACGACCGCAAGTTCCATTCCTCGATGACGCTCTTCGCCATAGCGTCTCCGCGACAGGACCGTCCCTTTCGCGATGCCCTCGATCGCTGGTTCGCTGCCAGGATGGATGCTGGATCACTGGCGCTGCTGGGAATCTCGGTGGAGGAAGACCTCAAGTAA
- a CDS encoding cation:proton antiporter: MQPLTDLGPDPYILVLTGAGLLISLVAWLPLALQRLPLSLPIVCIALGAAIFSLPWVALDPLPMHFPEITERFSEFVVIIALMGAGLKLDRLFSFRKWAITWRLIAITMHLSIAAITLLAGWWLGVPWAMALLLAAALAPTDPVLAADVQVGPPQSGQEDDVRFGLTSEAGLNDGFAFPFVHLAIALAAASATGEPWLTEWLTYNVLWEIGAGIAAGYAIGRAFGWLTFNAPAKTKLAKTGDGLIALSATFVSYGLTELIHCYGFLAVFVTALTFRNAHRDHDFQLEMHELTEQIERIAMMVLLLAFGGALVSGLLAPLSGIDVALALVILLVIRPVTGLIGLIGHDANGTERMTLAFFGIRGVGSIYYLAYGLNHMGGVEGADRLWAIVGLIILISILMHGITVTPVMRLLDRRRARDPDGNGERTESIDAY; this comes from the coding sequence ATGCAACCGCTAACCGACCTCGGTCCCGACCCCTACATCCTCGTGCTCACGGGGGCCGGACTTCTCATCTCGCTCGTGGCCTGGCTGCCCTTGGCGCTGCAGCGCCTGCCCCTATCCTTGCCGATCGTGTGCATAGCCTTGGGAGCAGCGATCTTCTCGCTGCCTTGGGTGGCGCTCGATCCCTTGCCGATGCATTTTCCCGAGATCACCGAACGCTTCTCGGAGTTCGTCGTCATCATCGCCTTGATGGGCGCTGGCCTGAAGCTCGACAGGCTGTTCAGCTTCCGAAAATGGGCGATCACTTGGCGGCTGATCGCGATCACGATGCACTTAAGCATCGCGGCGATCACTCTGCTGGCCGGTTGGTGGCTAGGCGTGCCATGGGCCATGGCGCTCCTCCTTGCAGCAGCGCTGGCGCCCACCGATCCCGTGCTGGCAGCCGACGTCCAGGTCGGCCCGCCGCAATCGGGTCAAGAGGACGATGTGCGCTTCGGGCTGACCTCGGAGGCCGGACTGAATGACGGCTTCGCCTTCCCATTCGTCCACCTCGCAATCGCTCTCGCAGCCGCGTCAGCCACGGGCGAGCCGTGGCTGACAGAGTGGCTGACCTATAACGTGCTTTGGGAAATCGGTGCCGGCATAGCGGCCGGTTACGCCATCGGCCGCGCCTTTGGCTGGCTGACCTTCAACGCGCCGGCCAAGACCAAGCTGGCCAAGACCGGCGATGGCCTCATCGCGCTCTCGGCGACTTTCGTCTCCTATGGCCTGACCGAACTGATCCATTGCTACGGCTTCCTAGCGGTGTTCGTCACGGCGCTGACCTTCCGCAACGCCCATCGCGATCACGACTTCCAGCTCGAGATGCACGAGCTGACCGAACAGATCGAGCGCATCGCGATGATGGTTCTGCTGCTGGCATTCGGCGGCGCACTCGTCAGCGGGCTGCTGGCGCCCCTTTCGGGAATCGACGTCGCGCTGGCGTTGGTCATCCTTCTCGTCATACGCCCGGTCACAGGGCTGATCGGACTGATCGGTCACGATGCGAACGGGACCGAGAGGATGACGCTTGCGTTCTTCGGCATACGCGGGGTCGGATCGATCTATTATCTCGCCTATGGCCTGAACCACATGGGCGGTGTCGAGGGCGCCGATAGGCTCTGGGCGATCGTGGGCCTGATCATTCTGATTTCGATCCTGATGCACGGCATAACGGTCACGCCGGTCATGCGCCTGCTCGACCGTCGCCGGGCGCGGGATCCGGATGGGAATGGGGAACGTACTGAATCCATCGACGCGTACTGA
- a CDS encoding DUF421 domain-containing protein, producing METVLRGFAIYVVLLVIVRLSGRRTLAQMTPFDLVLLLIIAETTQQALLGDDFSITNAFVLIITLFGIDIALSYLKRGHSGLSLVIDGAPTILLSHGQADERALRRARVSIDDVLKAARIQQGLERQDQIKFAVLEASGEISIVPKD from the coding sequence ATGGAAACCGTTCTTCGCGGCTTTGCAATCTACGTCGTCTTGCTTGTCATCGTTCGGCTGTCGGGGCGCAGGACGCTGGCGCAGATGACGCCCTTCGACCTCGTTCTCCTGCTGATCATCGCTGAGACCACGCAGCAGGCGCTGCTCGGGGACGATTTTTCCATCACCAATGCATTCGTTCTGATCATCACGCTGTTTGGGATCGACATCGCGCTGTCCTATCTCAAGAGGGGGCATAGTGGGTTGAGCCTGGTGATCGACGGCGCGCCGACCATCCTCTTGAGCCATGGCCAGGCCGATGAGCGCGCGTTGAGGCGTGCCCGAGTCAGCATCGATGACGTTCTCAAGGCTGCCCGCATCCAACAAGGTCTGGAACGACAGGATCAGATCAAATTCGCCGTCCTCGAGGCGAGCGGCGAGATCAGCATCGTACCGAAGGACTAG
- a CDS encoding ATP-dependent helicase — MLAIDSPPLATPYLDTLNPAQRRAVTHGVGGDRAAPLLVIAGAGSGKTNTLAHRVAHLIVTGADPRRILLMTFSRRAAAEMTRRVERIARKVMGEGASVMTDALRWAGTFHGLGARLLRDYADQIGLDPAFTIHDREDAADLMNLVRHELGFSKTETRFPAKGTCLAIYSRCVNAEMPIEAVLTRSFPWCVAWAAELRELFAAYVVAKQRQNVLDYDDLLLYWAQTMANPDLAAEIGARFDHVMVDEYQDTNRLQSSILLALKPDGHGLTVVGDDAQSIYSFRAATIRNILDFPAAFSPPAEIITLDQNYRSTQAILNAANGVIDLASERFTKNLWTDRATGAPPQLVNVRDEADQARFIAGRVLENREAGSTLKQQAVLFRASHHSGPLEIELTRRNIPFVKFGGLKFLDAAHIKDLLALLRFVENPRDKVAGFRVMQLLPGVGPTSAQRVLDHIAAATDPMEALASAPPPPRAGDDWAGFLGAIEELRSGRAGWPAEIERARLWYEPHLERIHEDASTRQADLVQLEQIAGGYPSRERFLTELTLDPPDATSDQAGVPLLDEDYLILSTIHSAKGQEWTSVFVMNVVDGCIPSDLGVGTSDEIEEERRLLYVAMTRAKDDLHLVVPQRFFTHGQSATGDRHVYAARTRFIPNALLGRFERTAWPLAASDAARAASQGPRIDVRAQMRGMWR, encoded by the coding sequence ATGCTCGCCATCGATTCGCCGCCGCTCGCCACGCCCTATCTCGACACGCTCAACCCGGCGCAGCGCCGCGCCGTGACCCATGGCGTCGGCGGCGACCGTGCCGCGCCGCTGCTGGTGATCGCTGGCGCTGGCTCCGGCAAGACCAACACGCTTGCGCACCGCGTTGCGCATCTGATCGTGACGGGGGCCGACCCGCGCCGCATTCTGCTGATGACCTTCTCGCGCCGTGCCGCGGCCGAGATGACCCGCCGCGTCGAGCGCATCGCCCGCAAGGTCATGGGTGAGGGCGCGAGCGTGATGACCGACGCGCTGCGATGGGCCGGCACCTTTCACGGGCTCGGCGCGCGGCTGTTGCGCGACTATGCCGACCAGATCGGGCTCGATCCCGCCTTCACGATCCACGACCGCGAGGACGCGGCCGATCTGATGAACCTCGTGCGGCACGAGCTCGGGTTCTCGAAGACCGAGACCCGCTTTCCAGCGAAGGGCACCTGCCTCGCGATCTATTCTCGCTGCGTCAACGCGGAGATGCCGATCGAGGCCGTGCTGACCCGGTCGTTTCCCTGGTGCGTCGCCTGGGCCGCCGAGTTGCGCGAGTTGTTCGCGGCCTATGTAGTGGCCAAGCAGCGCCAGAACGTGCTCGATTACGACGATCTGCTGCTCTATTGGGCGCAGACAATGGCCAATCCCGATCTCGCCGCCGAAATCGGCGCGCGCTTCGACCATGTCATGGTGGACGAGTATCAGGACACCAACCGGTTGCAATCCTCGATTCTGTTAGCGCTGAAACCGGACGGACATGGCCTCACCGTGGTCGGCGACGATGCGCAGTCGATCTATTCCTTCCGCGCCGCGACGATCCGCAACATCCTTGATTTCCCCGCTGCCTTCTCGCCGCCCGCCGAGATCATCACGCTCGACCAGAATTACCGCTCGACGCAGGCCATCCTCAACGCCGCCAACGGGGTCATCGACCTCGCCAGCGAGCGCTTCACCAAGAACCTCTGGACCGACCGCGCGACGGGCGCGCCGCCGCAACTCGTCAACGTCCGCGACGAGGCCGACCAGGCCCGCTTCATCGCCGGCCGCGTACTTGAAAACCGCGAGGCAGGATCAACCCTGAAGCAGCAGGCGGTGCTGTTTCGAGCCTCGCACCATAGCGGCCCGCTGGAGATCGAGCTGACCCGGCGCAACATCCCCTTCGTCAAGTTCGGTGGGCTGAAGTTCCTCGACGCCGCCCATATCAAGGATCTCCTGGCACTGCTGCGCTTCGTCGAGAACCCGCGCGACAAGGTTGCCGGCTTCAGGGTGATGCAGCTGCTGCCCGGTGTTGGTCCGACCTCGGCACAGCGCGTTCTGGACCATATCGCGGCGGCGACCGATCCGATGGAGGCGCTGGCCTCGGCCCCGCCGCCGCCACGCGCCGGCGACGATTGGGCGGGGTTCCTGGGCGCGATCGAGGAGTTGCGCTCAGGCCGCGCGGGCTGGCCGGCCGAGATCGAGCGGGCGCGGCTCTGGTACGAGCCACATCTGGAACGCATCCACGAGGACGCCTCGACGCGGCAGGCCGACCTCGTCCAGCTCGAACAGATCGCCGGCGGTTATCCTTCGCGCGAGCGCTTCCTGACGGAACTGACGCTCGATCCACCCGATGCCACCAGCGACCAGGCCGGCGTGCCGCTGCTCGACGAGGACTACCTCATCCTCTCGACGATCCATTCGGCCAAGGGGCAGGAGTGGACATCGGTTTTCGTGATGAACGTCGTCGATGGCTGCATCCCGTCTGATCTCGGCGTCGGTACCAGCGACGAGATCGAGGAGGAGCGCAGGCTGCTCTATGTCGCGATGACGCGGGCCAAGGACGATCTGCATCTCGTCGTCCCGCAGCGCTTCTTCACGCATGGGCAGAGCGCGACCGGTGACCGCCATGTCTATGCGGCGCGTACGCGCTTCATTCCCAATGCGCTGCTCGGCCGGTTCGAACGCACGGCCTGGCCGCTCGCTGCGTCGGACGCGGCGCGTGCAGCGAGCCAGGGCCCGCGCATCGATGTCCGCGCCCAGATGCGGGGCATGTGGCGCTGA
- the ku gene encoding non-homologous end joining protein Ku, which translates to MAPRTFWKGYLKLSLVTCPVAMMPARSESEKVRFHTLNRKTGNRIQSRYVDAVTGKPVADDDEVKGYPKGDDDYVVLEDDELDSVALESTRTIDIQTFAPRSSVGWIWYDAPHYLVPDSKVGEEAFSVIREAMKRTKTVGISRVVLYRRERAVLLDARDNGIVLWTLRYGDEVRPEKDYFAGIKDAEPEADLRPLMDKLITTRTKDWSPDLAKDPVQDELLAIIKAKQKGRKPTKAAKPQANEGNVVNIMDALKRSLEPRKA; encoded by the coding sequence ATGGCGCCGCGGACATTCTGGAAGGGCTATCTGAAACTCTCGCTTGTGACCTGCCCGGTCGCGATGATGCCGGCGCGGTCGGAAAGCGAGAAGGTCCGCTTCCATACCCTGAACCGTAAGACCGGCAACCGCATCCAGAGCCGGTATGTCGATGCCGTCACGGGGAAGCCCGTCGCCGATGACGACGAGGTCAAAGGCTATCCCAAGGGAGATGACGACTACGTCGTCCTGGAGGATGACGAGCTGGATTCCGTTGCTCTGGAAAGCACCCGGACGATCGACATCCAGACGTTTGCGCCAAGATCCTCGGTCGGCTGGATCTGGTATGACGCGCCCCACTATCTCGTGCCCGACTCCAAGGTCGGCGAGGAGGCGTTCTCGGTCATCCGCGAGGCGATGAAGCGGACGAAGACGGTAGGGATTTCCCGCGTCGTTCTGTATCGCCGTGAACGGGCCGTGCTGCTCGATGCGCGCGACAACGGCATTGTCCTGTGGACGCTGCGCTATGGCGACGAGGTCCGGCCGGAGAAGGATTATTTCGCCGGGATCAAGGACGCGGAGCCTGAAGCTGATCTTCGGCCGCTCATGGATAAGCTGATCACGACCCGGACGAAGGACTGGTCGCCCGATCTGGCCAAGGACCCGGTTCAGGACGAGCTTCTTGCCATCATCAAGGCCAAGCAGAAGGGCCGCAAGCCCACGAAAGCGGCGAAGCCTCAGGCCAACGAAGGCAATGTCGTGAACATCATGGACGCGCTGAAGCGGAGCCTTGAGCCCCGCAAGGCGTGA
- the ku gene encoding non-homologous end joining protein Ku has translation MAPRAVWKGVLKIAEVTCPVSLYTAASTSERISFHTLNRKTGNRVHRQFIDEVSGKPVETEDQVKGYDKGNGDYVILEPEEIAAAIPESDKTLTVETFLPCDEIDDIFFDKPYYVAPSTPVASEAFALIREGMKGQKSAALARTVIFRRMRSILIRPHGEGLIATTLNFDYEVRSAENAFSGVPAIKIDDEMLELAEHIIKTKAGEFDPKEFDDRYESALAELVQAKIEGRKIKPQKQPSPTKVVSLLDALRESAKGGAGKKSPKPAAAAKEAPRRKAG, from the coding sequence ATGGCTCCGCGTGCTGTCTGGAAGGGCGTTCTCAAGATCGCCGAGGTGACCTGCCCGGTGTCCCTCTACACAGCCGCGTCCACATCGGAGCGGATCTCGTTCCACACGCTAAATCGCAAGACTGGCAACCGCGTCCATCGCCAGTTCATCGACGAGGTCTCGGGCAAACCGGTGGAGACCGAAGATCAGGTCAAGGGATACGACAAAGGCAACGGCGACTACGTCATCCTCGAACCCGAAGAGATCGCAGCCGCCATCCCCGAAAGCGACAAGACGCTGACCGTGGAGACGTTCCTGCCCTGCGATGAGATCGACGACATCTTCTTCGACAAGCCCTACTATGTAGCGCCCAGCACGCCGGTCGCATCCGAGGCCTTTGCGCTGATCCGCGAGGGCATGAAGGGTCAGAAGTCTGCAGCCCTTGCCCGGACAGTGATCTTTCGCCGCATGCGCTCTATCCTGATCCGCCCGCATGGCGAGGGTCTGATCGCGACCACGTTGAACTTCGACTATGAGGTGCGGTCTGCGGAGAACGCGTTCAGCGGCGTGCCCGCGATCAAGATCGACGACGAGATGCTTGAGCTTGCCGAGCACATTATCAAGACGAAAGCCGGCGAGTTCGATCCCAAGGAATTCGACGACCGCTATGAGAGTGCACTGGCCGAACTCGTCCAGGCGAAGATCGAAGGCCGCAAGATCAAGCCGCAGAAGCAGCCCTCGCCGACCAAGGTCGTCAGCCTGCTGGATGCGTTGCGCGAGAGCGCCAAAGGAGGAGCCGGCAAGAAGTCTCCAAAACCGGCCGCCGCTGCAAAGGAAGCCCCGCGGAGAAAGGCCGGCTGA
- a CDS encoding 3'-5' exonuclease produces the protein MLTTRVRVIDLETAGNGPHDVCEIGWQDVSLGSDGHWHVDQQRGAFFVNPGRPISPDTMAIHHIRDEDVAGAPFWKDIAPSVLRPESGVVALAAHRAAFEQRYCTARLSGGTDWICTWKCALRLWPHLPRFSNQLLRYQRMPAGLVHEIGLPAHRAMPDAYVTAHHLRDMLNQTSLDQLVTWSREPGLLPRVPSGPDRGKSWDQLSIAALRELASDRDLDLRFSAATELTQRGDMSDAPPTTVPVQPQLL, from the coding sequence ATGCTCACCACGCGCGTCCGCGTCATCGACCTTGAAACCGCAGGAAACGGACCTCACGACGTCTGCGAGATCGGATGGCAGGATGTCTCCCTGGGTTCGGACGGCCATTGGCACGTTGACCAGCAGCGCGGCGCATTCTTCGTGAACCCCGGCCGGCCGATCTCGCCCGACACGATGGCGATCCATCATATCCGTGACGAAGACGTCGCCGGCGCGCCGTTTTGGAAGGATATCGCGCCCTCCGTCCTGCGTCCCGAAAGCGGGGTTGTGGCTCTGGCGGCCCATCGCGCAGCCTTCGAGCAACGCTATTGCACGGCCAGGCTGAGCGGCGGGACAGACTGGATCTGCACCTGGAAATGCGCGTTGCGGCTATGGCCGCATCTGCCGCGGTTCTCGAACCAGCTCCTACGCTATCAGCGCATGCCGGCAGGGCTCGTCCATGAGATCGGGCTTCCGGCGCATCGCGCCATGCCCGACGCGTATGTCACCGCGCACCATCTGCGCGACATGCTGAACCAAACCTCGCTTGATCAACTTGTCACGTGGAGCCGCGAGCCGGGGCTGCTGCCGCGCGTGCCGTCCGGCCCCGATCGCGGCAAGAGCTGGGACCAACTCTCAATCGCTGCACTGCGCGAGCTGGCGTCAGATCGCGACCTCGACCTGCGCTTCAGCGCCGCGACGGAGTTGACCCAACGCGGTGACATGTCAGATGCCCCGCCGACGACCGTGCCGGTGCAGCCGCAGCTGCTGTGA
- the ligD gene encoding DNA ligase D, producing MEKLKAYRQKRDFEKTKEPDGEASVAASNRLRFVIQKHDATRLHYDLRLELDGVFRSWAVTKGPSLDPGDKRLAVEVEDHPLPYGDFEGTIPKGQYGGGTVQLWDRGYWEAEGKLSPEKQLEKGELKFVLAGERLHGSFVLVRMRHDRNGGKRTNWLLIKHRDEHAVESHGDAVLADDKSVASGRSMATIAAGKGRSPKPFMLDDDILAPDAEWDSQKGLAANKRHEPTKPASRSKSPSPKAPASHKSVASVALPAFIAPQLCRSIERPASGTDWVHEIKFDGYRIQMRIDAGKVTLKTRNGLDWTQKFGAIAKAAKGLPDAIIDGEIVALDSHGSPDFAALQAALSENKTDDLVFFAFDMLFDKDTDLRERPLLQRKEQLKAYLEDHADGVVLRYVEHFETGGDAVLKSACKLSLEGIVSKAVDAPYISGRSDTWTKSKCRAGHEVVIGGWSTTEGKFRSLLVGVNRGSHFVYVGRVGTGYSAAKVDALLPKLKAVAAEASPFTGVGAPKREPGVTWLKPELVAEIEFAGWTGDGMVRQAAFKGLREDKPADEVETELPADPAETQTPEPRPARARGRGGRADVMGVGISHPNKPLWPDAEDGKPVSKQDLAEYFGAVGDWMLPHIKGRPCSLVRAPDGIGGEMFFQRHAGMGTSNLFELVRVFGDKKPYLQIDRIEALAAAAQVGGIELHPWNCLPGDPETPGRLVFDLDPGPGVTFGDVIDAAKQMRERLEALGLVSFCKTTGGKGLHVVTPLASGKRATVDWPAAKDFARRVCAELASEEPARYVINMAKRLRNGRIFLDYLRNDRMATAVAPLSPRARPGAHASMPLTWSQVKADLDPSRFTVRTLPGVLRKTKAWEGYDDAAGSIADAIKKLGKRSEAA from the coding sequence TTGGAAAAGCTGAAGGCGTATCGCCAAAAGCGCGATTTCGAGAAGACCAAGGAGCCCGATGGCGAAGCCTCCGTCGCCGCGTCGAACCGCCTGCGGTTCGTGATCCAGAAGCATGACGCAACCCGTCTGCACTACGATCTGCGGCTGGAACTCGATGGCGTCTTTCGCTCCTGGGCTGTGACCAAGGGACCCTCGCTCGATCCCGGCGACAAGCGGTTGGCCGTCGAGGTGGAGGATCACCCGCTGCCCTACGGCGATTTCGAAGGCACCATCCCGAAGGGGCAGTATGGCGGCGGAACGGTCCAGCTCTGGGATCGTGGCTACTGGGAAGCCGAAGGCAAGCTCAGCCCTGAAAAGCAACTTGAGAAAGGCGAGCTCAAATTCGTCCTCGCCGGGGAGCGCCTGCACGGCAGCTTCGTCCTCGTCCGCATGCGCCACGATCGCAATGGCGGTAAGCGAACCAACTGGCTTCTTATCAAGCACCGCGACGAACATGCCGTCGAAAGCCATGGCGACGCGGTCCTGGCCGACGACAAGTCGGTGGCCTCAGGCCGTAGCATGGCAACGATCGCTGCAGGCAAGGGACGCTCGCCCAAGCCTTTCATGCTGGACGACGATATTCTCGCCCCTGACGCGGAGTGGGACAGTCAGAAAGGACTGGCAGCGAACAAGAGGCACGAACCGACTAAGCCCGCGTCTAGGTCGAAATCTCCGTCGCCTAAGGCGCCTGCCTCCCACAAGTCCGTCGCTTCGGTTGCCCTTCCAGCCTTCATCGCGCCACAACTCTGTCGGAGCATCGAGCGTCCCGCCAGCGGCACCGATTGGGTCCACGAGATCAAATTCGACGGCTATCGCATCCAGATGCGGATCGACGCCGGCAAGGTGACCTTGAAAACGCGGAATGGTCTCGACTGGACCCAAAAGTTCGGCGCGATCGCGAAGGCGGCCAAGGGTCTCCCTGACGCCATCATTGATGGCGAGATCGTGGCGCTCGACAGTCACGGCTCGCCGGATTTTGCAGCGCTTCAGGCCGCCCTTTCCGAGAATAAGACTGATGATCTGGTCTTCTTCGCCTTCGATATGCTGTTCGACAAGGATACCGATCTGCGCGAGCGACCTCTGCTGCAACGAAAAGAGCAGTTGAAGGCGTATCTGGAGGATCATGCTGACGGTGTCGTGCTGCGCTATGTCGAGCATTTCGAGACAGGTGGCGATGCGGTCCTGAAATCGGCCTGCAAGCTGTCCCTGGAAGGCATCGTCTCCAAGGCCGTCGATGCACCCTACATTTCCGGTCGAAGTGACACATGGACGAAGTCCAAGTGCCGGGCTGGCCATGAGGTCGTGATCGGAGGCTGGTCCACAACCGAAGGCAAGTTCAGATCGCTCCTCGTCGGCGTCAACCGGGGCTCCCATTTCGTCTATGTCGGCCGTGTCGGGACCGGCTACAGCGCGGCGAAGGTGGATGCATTGCTGCCGAAGCTCAAGGCCGTCGCCGCGGAGGCATCGCCCTTCACCGGCGTAGGCGCGCCCAAGCGTGAGCCGGGCGTGACCTGGCTGAAGCCGGAGCTGGTCGCCGAGATCGAGTTCGCCGGCTGGACCGGTGACGGCATGGTCCGCCAGGCGGCGTTCAAGGGGCTGCGCGAGGACAAGCCGGCGGACGAGGTCGAGACCGAATTGCCTGCCGATCCGGCAGAGACGCAGACGCCTGAGCCCAGGCCCGCTCGCGCTCGCGGACGCGGTGGCAGGGCCGATGTCATGGGCGTTGGCATCAGCCACCCCAACAAGCCGCTGTGGCCCGATGCCGAAGATGGCAAACCCGTCTCCAAGCAGGATCTGGCCGAGTATTTCGGAGCGGTCGGCGACTGGATGCTGCCGCATATCAAAGGCAGGCCCTGCTCCCTCGTTCGCGCACCTGATGGGATCGGCGGCGAAATGTTTTTCCAGCGCCATGCCGGCATGGGGACGTCGAACCTGTTCGAGCTCGTCCGGGTCTTCGGCGACAAGAAGCCCTATCTCCAGATCGACCGGATCGAGGCGCTGGCTGCGGCCGCCCAAGTCGGGGGTATCGAACTCCACCCCTGGAACTGCCTCCCCGGCGATCCGGAGACGCCCGGGCGTCTCGTCTTCGATCTGGATCCCGGGCCTGGCGTGACCTTCGGCGATGTGATCGACGCTGCCAAGCAGATGCGTGAGCGGCTCGAGGCGCTGGGCCTCGTCAGCTTCTGCAAGACCACGGGCGGCAAGGGCCTTCACGTCGTGACGCCTTTGGCGTCGGGCAAGCGCGCCACCGTCGATTGGCCGGCGGCCAAGGACTTCGCACGGCGGGTCTGTGCCGAGCTAGCAAGCGAGGAGCCGGCGCGCTATGTCATCAACATGGCCAAGCGGCTTCGAAACGGCCGCATCTTTCTCGACTATCTCCGCAACGACCGAATGGCGACCGCCGTCGCACCCTTGTCGCCCAGGGCGCGTCCAGGCGCCCATGCGTCGATGCCGCTCACCTGGTCGCAAGTGAAGGCCGATCTCGATCCGAGCCGCTTCACCGTCAGGACCCTGCCTGGCGTGCTGAGGAAGACCAAGGCTTGGGAGGGCTACGACGACGCGGCGGGGTCGATCGCCGACGCCATCAAGAAGCTCGGCAAGCGTAGTGAGGCGGCCTAA